A stretch of Buteo buteo chromosome 21, bButBut1.hap1.1, whole genome shotgun sequence DNA encodes these proteins:
- the CEP15 gene encoding centrosomal protein 15: MSSYLAQEVHLARRHEEILSQRSELLQQMETYLGDKKTKKTWQTQAADAAHKRNAALLNDIEAAEKKLQERVYLLPHPDTVKLETLYWASIKESLPKWEQFLLGRAEVPIGFKKMKTTKQNINYPEEDSQK; this comes from the exons atgtcatcCTATTTGGCTCAGGAAGTTCACCTTGCTAGAAGACATGAAGAGAT ACTGTCTCAGAGATCAGAGCTGCTACAGCAGATGGAGACTTATCTAGGAGACAAAAAGACTAAAAAGACATGGCAAACTCAAGCAGCTGATGCAGCTCATAAAAGGAATGCAGCACTTTTAAAT GATatagaagcagcagaaaaaaagctgcaagaaagAGTGTATTTACTTCCACATCCCGATACTGTTAAGTTAGAA ACTCTCTATTGGGCATCAATAAAAGAATCTCTTCCCAAGTGGGAGCAGTTTCTTTTAGGAAGAGCAGAAGTTCCTATtggttttaagaaaatgaaaactacaaaacagaacataaaCTACCCAGAAGAAGattcacaaaaataa